In Labrus mixtus chromosome 11, fLabMix1.1, whole genome shotgun sequence, a single window of DNA contains:
- the mboat7 gene encoding lysophospholipid acyltransferase 7 produces the protein MSPDELVYLGVLAASIPVGFLFRYLSPPVKQGAALLLGLSITIATCNIHTLHSLLTVIGTWIIIKSSWRHAPALCLSWTFLYLLFFRLVTWFGLPSPTPFANAVQLLLTLKMVSLANEVRSFHVEKKEEVSSFAKSSVIIGLTEEPSLYDILSYSYCYVGIMTGPFFRFQTYADWLRQPSPQTLPGWLPCLQRLKLVPVYGALFLAVNSVFPLAYVRSEEFLDQNFFFRFFYMIAVFFVFRMRFYAAWCGAEAGCISAGLGCYPEKALSKPGGGPTVIYSPDPTAEEKYDFRTIQNIDCYNTDFCVKVRHGMRYWNMTVQWWLHHYIYPNSPFKAYTLRAGWTMFISAYWHGLHAGYYLSFLTIPLCIAAESAMEASVRVKLGPRGQNIFDWVQWFLKMRAYDYMCMGFVLLKASDTINYWTSIYFIMHIIAVCCIVIGNVLKGGRRGGKEVEKKENVKETTGEKND, from the exons ATGTCTCCTGATGAGCTGGTGTACTTGGGAGTCCTCGCTGCTTCCATCCCTGTTGGATTCCTCTTCCGATACCTCA GTCCTCCTGTGAAGCAGGGAGCAGCTCTTCTTCTGGGCCTCTCCATCACTATCGCCACCTGTAACATCCACACACTCCACTCCTTGCTGACAGTGATTGGAACATGGATTATTATAAAGAGCAGCTGGCG GCATGCACCAGCTCTCTGTCTCAGCTGGACCtttctctacctcctcttcttccGGCTGGTCACTTGGTTCGGGCTGCCATCTCCGACACCTTTTGCCAACGCCGTCCAGCTTCTCCTCACTCTCAAG ATGGTGAGTCTGGCAAACGAGGTGCGCAGCTTCCACgtggagaagaaagaggaagtgagCTCCTTTGCCAAGTCGTCTGTCATCATTGGTCTGACTGAGGAGCCCTCTCTCTACGATATTCTGTCCTATAGCTACTGTTATGTTGGTATAATGACCG GTCCCTTCTTTCGCTTCCAAACGTACGCCGACTGGCTGAGGCAGCCAAGCCCGCAGACCCTGCCCGGCTGGTTGCCGTGCCTACAGCGTCTGAAGCTGGTTCCTGTCTACGGCGCTCTGTTCCTGGCTGTAAACTCGGTCTTTCCTCTGGCCTACGTTCGGTCAGAGGAATTCCTGGATCAGAACTTTTTCTTTAG GTTCTTCTACATGATAGCTGTGTTCTTCGTGTTCCGAATGCGTTTCTATGCAGCCTGGTGTGGAGCTGAAGCTGGCTGTATCAGTGCAGGTCTGGGCTGCTATCCAGAGAAAGCTCTGTCCAAACCTGGAGGAGGACCCACTGTCATCTACAG CCCTGATCCCACCGCTGAAGAAAAATATGACTTCAGAACCATCCAGAACATCGACTGCTATAACACTGACTTCTGTGTGAAGGTCCGGCACGGCATGCGTTACTGGAACATGACAGTGCAGTGGTGGCTGCATCACTACATCTACCCCAATTCTCCCTTTAAAGCCTACACTCTCAG GGCTGGTTGGACCATGTTCATCAGTGCATACTGGCACGGCCTCCACGCCGGATACTACCTCTCCTTCCTCACCATCCCCCTGTGCATCGCAGCTGAGTCTGCCATGGAAGCCTCAGTCCGAGTCAAACTGGGCCCTCGTGGACAGAACATCTTTGACTGGGTCCAGTGGTTCCTGAAGATGAGGGCGTACGACTACATGTGCATGGGCTTTGTGCTGCTGAAGGCCTCTGACACCATCAACTACTGGACGTCCATCTACTTCATCATGCACATTATCGCTGTTTGCTGTATAGTCATCGGAAATGTCCTgaagggagggagaagagggggCAAGGAGgtagagaagaaagagaacGTGAAAGAGACAACTGGAGAAAAAAACGACTGA
- the rps9 gene encoding 40S ribosomal protein S9: protein MPVARSWVCRKTYVTPRRPFEKSRLDQELKLIGEYGLRNKREVWRVKFTLAKIRKAARELLTLDEKDPKRLFEGNALLRRLVRIGVLDEGKMKLDYILGLKVEDFLERRLQTQVFKLGLAKSIHHARVLIRQRHIRVRKQVVNIPSFVVRLDSQKHIDFSLRSPYGGGRPGRVKRKNAKKGQGGAGGADDEEED, encoded by the exons ATGCCCGTTGCCAGGAGTTGGGTTTGTCGTAAGACATATGTCACCCCCCGTCGCCCCTTTGAGAAGTCCCGTCTCGACCAGGAGTTGAAACTCATTG gcgAGTATGGACTGAGGAACAAGCGTGAGGTGTGGAGGGTCAAGTTCACCCTTGCCAAGATCCGCAAAGCTGCCAGAGAGCTGCTCACTCTGGACGAGAAGGACCCCAAGCGTCTGTTTGAAG GTAATGCTTTGCTCAGGCGTCTGGTGAGGATCGGTGTGCTGGACGAGGGTAAGATGAAGCTCGATTACATCCTGGGTCTGAAGGTTGAAGATTTCTTGGAGAGGAGGCTGCAAACACAAGTCTTCAAGCTTGGACTTGCCAAGAGCATCCACCATGCCAGAGTTCTTATCCGTCAGAGGCACATTCG TGTGCGTAAACAGGTTGTGAACATCCCATCCTTTGTGGTTCGCCTGGACAGCCAGAAACACATTGACTTCTCCCTGAGGTCTCCATACGGCGGTGGACGCCCAGGCCGTGTGAAGAGAAAGAACGCCAAGAAGGGCCAgggtggagctggaggagctgacgacgaggaggaggatTAA